The following nucleotide sequence is from Clupea harengus chromosome 17, Ch_v2.0.2, whole genome shotgun sequence.
GGATTCATAACCTGACCGCTAACACATAAATACCAACAAAACCGGGATGCTACACAACAATCTCTTGCCCGGAATATTCGCTAGCCTACCTTCAGTACGCTCAGTACGTAATAGGTTGTAGTGTCACCGAGACTTGACGTGGAATTTGTCAGAAGGACTGTGTTCTCTGTCAATGCCTCAGATTCGCCGTTCATTTCCTGTGCTGAAGTTCATGTTAACCGAAGTCTAAAATATTGTATCCTGATGTTAACACGGATGCTAAGATGAAGTGTTGACACTGTAGGATTATTAGTGTTTGCTCTGTTTCTTGATTCTCATGTGTGTCACCTCACACAGTGCAAAACGGTTCAATGCACCAGAAGGATGCTGTGAATGATGATGACTTTGAGCCTTACTTAAGCAGCCAGACAAATCAGGTGGGTTTGTTCTCTGTAATTTTGAAATTTTCCTAACATAGATGGAGGTTTTAAGTCAATTGTAGATGTTTACTATAGTAAAGAGGCAAAACAATTGTACTATAAAAGGCTGCACAAAGCATGCCTGGGTGATGCAATGATATTGTATCAGCGTCACTCCGAGTAAGCAAAAGTGGCTTCAGATGACTGTAAAAGATGTGTGGATTTTAACTGTCATCTTAAAGGGCAGCATGGGCCCTGTATTGATCTCACATCGGGCAGCTGACATCCATTAAGTTCCAAATAGCTGCTGTCAGTTGCACCCATTTCAGCATTGACCAACATCTGTCTCGTTCCCCACACAGAGTAACAGCTACCCACCAATGTCTGATCCCTACATGCCCAGCTACTATGCTCCTTCCATAAGTTTCCCCTACTCCCTTGGCGAGGCTGCCTGGTCCACGGCCGGGGACCCGCCTATGCCATACCTCACCACCTACGGACAGATGAGCAACGGCGAGCACCACTTCATCCCGGACGGCGTGTTCAGCCAGCCAGGGGCCCTGGGTAACACGCCGCCCTTCCTCAGCCAGCACGGGTTCAACTTCTTCCCGGGCAATGCGGACTTCTCCACCTGGGGCACCAGTGGGTCCCAGGGCCAGTCCACGCAGAGCTCGGCCTACAACAGCAACTATGGCTACGCCCCCAGCTCCCTGGGTCGGGCCATAGCTGACGGACAGGCGGGCTTCGGCAGTGACACGCAGCTCAGCAAGCTGCCGGGCCTCAGCAGCATCGAGCCGGGCATGGCGGGGCTCAAGTTGGGCTCGGACATGGCGTCCGCCACCAAGACGGTGGGGTCCCCGCTGGGCGGCTCAGGGGGCATGAGTAGCATGGCGGCCAGCAACATGCCCTCCATCAGCTCCTCGGCCCCCAAACCCACCTCATGGGCGGCCATCGCCCGCAAGCCTGCCAAGCCCCAGCCTAAAATCAAGCCCAAAGCCAACATCGGCATGGGCGGCGGTGTCGCCATCCCCCCGCCGCCCATCAAGCATAACATGAACATCGGCACCTGGGATGATAAGGGGTCCCTCTCCAAGTCACCCATGGGCCAGCAGATGTtgcccccaccacctccaccccagaCCCTGGTGCAGCAGCAGATGATGGCTCAGCCCCAGACCCTGCTGCAGAGCCCCCTGCCCCctcaacaccaccaacaacatcaacaccaacaccaacaacatcaacaccaacaccaacaacaacaccaacaacatcaacatcaacaccaacatcaacaccaccaacaccaacatcaacaccatcaacaCCAGCAGCTCCAGCTGCAGGCGCCCCAGGCCCCCCAACAACTACCCCCTGGTCCCccacacccccatccccactctcaccctcacccccactctcacccacacccGCACCACCTTCCCTCTCAGCAAGGCCACCACCAGGCTATGCACCAACCTCAGCAGCAACATCAGCAGGGTGCCCCGCCGCAGAACCGCTGGGTGGCCCCCAGGAACCGGGGGAACGCCTTCAACCAGAACAGCGGGATGGAGAACTTCGGCCTGGGCTCAGGCATGCCCCTCAGCGGCTCCCCGGCCTCCTGCGAGGTGCACCCGGTGCTGGAGAAGCTCAGGGCGCTCAACAACTACGATCCCAAAGACTTCGACTGGAACTTGAAAACCGGCCGCGTGTTCATCATCAAGAGCTACTCTGAGGACGACATCCACCGTTCCATCAAGTACAACATCTGGTGCAGCACCGAGCACGGCAACAAGCGTCTGGACGCGGCGTACCGCTCGCTGGGCGCCAAGGGTCCGCTCTACCTGCTCTTTAGCGTCAACGGCAGCGGGCACTTCTGCGGCGTGGCCGAGATGCAGTCAGTGGTGGACTACAATGCCTATGCGGGCGTCTGGTCTCAGGACAAGTGGAAGGGCAAGTTTGAGGTGAAGTGGGTGTTCGTCAAGGACGTGCCCAATAACCAGCTGCGGCACGTCCGCCTGGAGAACAATGACAACAAGCCCGTCACCAACTCCAGGGACACTCAGGAGGTGCCCTTGGAGAAGGCCAAGCAAGTGCTTAAAATTATCGCCACGTTCAAGCATACCACCTCAATCTTTGATGACTTTGCACATTATGagaagaggcaggaggaggaggaagccaTGAGAAGGGTAAGCTCAACCCTTCCCTGCAAAACCACCCCAGATAGAAGCTGACCATAGGACTGGCCAAAACCACCCCAGATAGAAGCTGACCATAGGACTGGCCAAAAACACCCCAGATAGAAGCTGACCATAGGACTGGCCAAAACCACCCCAGATAGAAGCTGACCATAGGACTGGCCAAAACCACCCCAGATAGAAGCTGACCATAGGACTGTCCAAAAGCACCCCAGATAGAAGCTGACCATAGGACTGGCCAAAACCACCCCAGATAGAAGCTGACCATAGGACTGTCCAAAAACACCCCAGATAGAGGCTGACCATAGGACTGTCCAAAAACACCCCAGATAGAGGCTGACCATAGGACTGGCCAAAACCACCCCAGATAGAGGCTGACCATAGAACTGATCCGGACAGGATCTGGGCTCTGATTTGTCCTGGATTTGTTGCGTAGTCTGCTCCAATCTGCAGCCAATCTACAACAATAATAAATGGCGCTAGTGGTTGCTCAACAACGCTTTCTAGAAAAGCACCCCTGATCTCCTATCGGTCAACCTTTAGCATCTTTGCTTTACTGTGTGTAGTCACGTGGCAACACTCCTATATTTCTTCACAGAGCGagaaccgagagagagagagcgagagcgagagagagagagagagagagagggggagagagagagagggggagagagagagcgctacaCAAAGGGGCTCTATGGTGTAAATAGTGTTTCCTCACTACCCCTGCTGAAAGTGAAATATAACAGGGTAACTTCCAGTTAAGACCCGCTGAGCATTTTTCCCAGAATTTCACAGAAATCGTCATTTTGGCAGACTTGTGAGAAGTGATCTCCAAGAACACAGGTTGTGGTTCACTTGAATTCTACCACGCAGTGTTCCAAGACGTAACAGAAGAAATGTGGGCCAAAAGCAACCCCATCAAAACAATGTCCAGGCCACGGCTATTACCCTGACGGCACGCACTCCTCACAGTCCTGCGTGTCTGTAATGGAGCAGACACAACGCTTCCCCCATTAATAGATGTCAAACTGACATAGTGTCCTGCCTCTGCACACAAATAATTCATTTCTGTGCCAATTACCTCACTGCCAGCTGTGAAGGTCCTCATTTGcatcccttcccctctctcctgcctccctTAGACATTCATAGCGCTGATTTTGGGAGCCGTTTCGTAATTCACCGAAAACATGATTCGTAGGGAAGACAGGTGTGGCGGTTTTAAGAATGTAAACTGTCAGCGTTACCAAGGACAAAGTCAAACAACTCTTGTGCTGTGGTTGCTGACTCGAGTCCTTGAGTTTGAATATTTCCCTTCGCTGTGGGTTATGACACTTGTTCTCTGAGACAAATAAGTACAGCCATACATCgtagagcaaaaaaaaatctcttgaTACCAATGTTTCTACCAATGTTAAATATTGACAGTTTCCTGGCCTGTTAGTTAATGAACCACATACTTATCCGTACACAGAGCCCCCTTGGAATATGTATTCCTACTTTTGCTTGCATTTCTGGCATCTAATTGGTTGGCAATGTTTTAGTAATATTGCTTTGACTGAGTCAAGGACTAATTGTCTTAACAGTTTCCCACCCAAAGCTCCATATCTAAAGGGTGGTAATGGTACAAGCCCACCCATGTAGAAGGAACTGCACTGTGGGTTTGCCAAATATTCCAAATAGTAGTCAGGGCACATGTTGTCATAAGTCTAAGCTTGGTAAAGTAGGCTATTCCTTTTTCTACATGAAATGTAATTTATAATATGACCGAATTGGTTGGGTGAAAGCTGTTAGTCAGcggttttgtttcttttacagTCATGTAAATGTAGTGCAAACAGTTACATGGTCGTCCTGTATGTATCTTGAAAGGCCTACATTTCCAGGCCATGATCGAGCCTCTGTTTCATACCCTGCCCATTATGAAATGGCAGTGCACAATAATTGCCAAATCCTGGTTTTGCTCCGTTCATGCAACCCATAGCAACGGGTGCCCTGCTGCAGTGGGGGCTGTGGTTTAGGCTAGCAGACGGAGTTCCTGATATAGGCTCACATTCCTGACATTCCTCGCCACAGACAAAGCAGAGGTAAGTCGTGGTCTGTCTTTGAACACAAGGGTTTTCCACCCGCTGGCTATTCCAAGACTTCGTTTCCCACTAGCTTCTCCGTGCTGGTGAGAAACACATCAtaattcaaaagaaaaaaactatagGCCTTCAAGACGAGGGATAACAAAAAAGGGGAGAAATAAAATAGCATATCTTTATTTTTCCCCTAATGGATGAGGATTAGTGTTA
It contains:
- the ythdf3 gene encoding YTH domain-containing family protein 3, whose protein sequence is MSATTVDQRPKGQGNKVQNGSMHQKDAVNDDDFEPYLSSQTNQSNSYPPMSDPYMPSYYAPSISFPYSLGEAAWSTAGDPPMPYLTTYGQMSNGEHHFIPDGVFSQPGALGNTPPFLSQHGFNFFPGNADFSTWGTSGSQGQSTQSSAYNSNYGYAPSSLGRAIADGQAGFGSDTQLSKLPGLSSIEPGMAGLKLGSDMASATKTVGSPLGGSGGMSSMAASNMPSISSSAPKPTSWAAIARKPAKPQPKIKPKANIGMGGGVAIPPPPIKHNMNIGTWDDKGSLSKSPMGQQMLPPPPPPQTLVQQQMMAQPQTLLQSPLPPQHHQQHQHQHQQHQHQHQQQHQQHQHQHQHQHHQHQHQHHQHQQLQLQAPQAPQQLPPGPPHPHPHSHPHPHSHPHPHHLPSQQGHHQAMHQPQQQHQQGAPPQNRWVAPRNRGNAFNQNSGMENFGLGSGMPLSGSPASCEVHPVLEKLRALNNYDPKDFDWNLKTGRVFIIKSYSEDDIHRSIKYNIWCSTEHGNKRLDAAYRSLGAKGPLYLLFSVNGSGHFCGVAEMQSVVDYNAYAGVWSQDKWKGKFEVKWVFVKDVPNNQLRHVRLENNDNKPVTNSRDTQEVPLEKAKQVLKIIATFKHTTSIFDDFAHYEKRQEEEEAMRRERNRNKQ